The DNA segment TCGCTGTCAAACAGATAACAAACATGTCAGTCTTTCGCAGTGGTGTGACGGCATGGAGAACTGTACATCGGGAGACGATGAAAGTCAGTGCTGACACACATTGTCCGACGTGTTGAATTGATTCCATTCAAAGATCTTTACTGTACTTTCTGTTGTTGTATTTGTAGTTCGTCTGTTTGGATCTAATTTCCTTCTTCAGATGTATTCAAATGTGACCCGAAAATGGGAGAATGTGTGTTCAGATAGATGGAATGACAGCCTCGGACAGCAAGCGTGTGAGATGATGGGATACGAGAGGTAATGTTAGAAGTTTGTTATTACTACTTTACAGTTGCCACAAaagatatgaagcagcacaactgttttcatcatcaataataataatactcagtGCTTTATGAGcaccaaattaaaatgatttgtgaaggatcatgtgaaaaatGGACATCACAGGAATATTAGTACATTTACGACCGATTCTCTCAGCTCTTCCAATCTGACAGGTTTTCTCAGTAAAACGTGCGCAACAGAGTTCTGTTGAAGGctgtagaaggtaatgttttctcttggttcttggttctaaataaatgcgacttatagtccagtgtgacttgtatatgttttttcctcatcatgacgtatttttggattgatgcgacttatacttaggtgcgacttatagtccgaaccTATTCAAATGACTTCAGAAGAATAGCAATGAGTTAAATGGACTATTTTGAGGAGCTAGATAGTATAAACGTCTGTGTCCActgtgtggaaaagagcagcttgatcattctgcaaaatatctcctttttgtTTTACAGAAGAACCATATAGCTTTGAATGCTGACAATTTCTGTTTCTTGTTTCAGTGAACGTCAGGCCAGTGTGTCTACCCAATAAAGGCATGTACTTCACTGCTCCACGGGATTGTTATGTCACTGGATGGGGGTCACTGTTTAGTGGAGGTTTGAAACTTTTTCAAGAGCAAATCCCAACAGAACTGTACTTAAACTCCTACAGATCCATATGCATGTGCAATGATTCCTGATTCATGCATGACAAGcaaatgttgttttctttaagGATCTTCATCACAAACCCTACAAGAAGCCAAAATCCAGCTAATCGACAGAACGACTTGCAACAGCCGAGCAGTGTATAACGGACAAATCACAGACACCATGATCTGTGCTGGCAAGCTGGAGGGTGGCGTGGACTCCTGTCAGGTCAGAAACACACTCTGTATAAACACAGTTAGAAGCTGCTTGATCATTCAAAAGAGTTAATTAGaataaagtaaatgtaatgtatgtGCCAAAGGCCAAATTAAATAAGTGCTCTTTCAAACAGGGGGACAGTGGGGGTCCTCTGGTCACAAAAGAGAATTCTCTATGGTGGCTGGTTGGGGACACTAGCTGGGGTGTTGGATGTGCTTTCAGAAACAAGCCCGTGACCTACTTCCTTGACTGGATACATGAACAAATGCGGGTAAGATTTCAAATATAAATCTCCAAACTGTGTCAcagaaaatgtattgttattaatattattatccaTGATATAAGAaaaacaactctttttttttcagaaatattaactttttaatataaaGGTTTTTGAGAAGAGCAACTGATCCAAATCGCTGACTCTCAGGAACTTGTGACagtgtccatttatttttttgctttcatatAAAAGTTTTCGCATATATCTAAAATAATGTTAGTGTTAGTAATGAAGTGAATTGCACATTATGCTACAATATGcacttttctgtcttttttgttgtatgttttgtATAGAGCATAActgtacaaattattttatatatatatatatatatatatatatatatatatatatatatatatatatatatatatatatatatatatatatatatatatatatatatatatattaaaaaaagaaaagaaaactaccTCACAATCTCATACCACTGACATGTTTCTGTTCTCTAGCTGGATTTGCCACCGCTGCAGCTCACATTTGCATTATTACAGCATTTGATAACGGTGTTACTGTCAATAAAACTGCAGACAGACACGGTCATGGATAAAATCAAGATTTTATGTTACAATTTATATGAATGTCTGACTGAACACTACTTCTTGCTTCGCTATGTTTAATTgcctttttgcattttcattaaatgaatttttataaatatacacatttaatgtAGTTTCTGatttaaaatgagtaaaaaaaaaaaaaaggatgcataataatgaaaaatgttaaattctCTATAGTTCTTAAtggaatattataaataaaatttctaACACATTTTCATGTCAATTACCCATGTTCAGTCTTAATAAAATCTCTGCCACATATTCtacattttattacacattttatgAACTTCTTTATATTTGATATAAGATTTGTATGTGTTAAGTATTAAACTGTAATAGAATACTGAATATGAGCTTGGATATTgtgatatacaggtgcatctaaagtTTGAATATTGTGGGgaaaaaatgaatttattgtaacttattaaaaaaaaagtgtccttgctttcattttgatgattagagcttacagctgAGTCAAATgagtcaaaaatccagtatctcaaaatattagaatatttacattttgagttTCATTAAATGACCATCATGTAAATATTTGCACACCCGAGGTACAATGGCATCACCACATCACCACCTcgtttgtgcattatttttctaatagtTCAACACCTGTTGTCAATTATTCCACTTACActacggttaccacacctcaagacatcgataagatattatatttaaagggatttaagggtacttaaatcgctattgtgagtaggaCTATTTGTTTTCCGCATCTCATTcaatgcctcttttgctagtaccaaaacgtcattttaaagctggtaGCGGAGGCTTGGGCTGTTGATAGcgttctaatgcagttattaataaaattataagaaagagagcaagagcttgtgtgaattaggctaactTAGCTCTTGatagggaagactgctgacttggcaatagtccacaagacaatcattgagtcacagaaggtcattactgaaggggggggggggggggctgttcacagagtgctgtatcaattCACTCCTCTTAAATTAAATTCTTTATGTTAGAAAAGCTACAGCCACTGTAATTTCTTGAATATCAGGACATCAAACGGTCTAATAATGTGTTTCATGGATTCTCGTCTGTGAAATTCGCCACTTCCAGTATTTTGCAGATTACACAACACAGGAAAAATGCAATCAAGGTTTTATCAAAATCGCCTATCCTAATTGAATCGAGAAATTG comes from the Carassius auratus strain Wakin unplaced genomic scaffold, ASM336829v1 scaf_tig00001764, whole genome shotgun sequence genome and includes:
- the LOC113069602 gene encoding transmembrane protease serine 2-like isoform X1, with protein sequence MYFTAPRDCYVTGWGSLFSGGSSSQTLQEAKIQLIDRTTCNSRAVYNGQITDTMICAGKLEGGVDSCQGDSGGPLVTKENSLWWLVGDTSWGVGCAFRNKPVTYFLDWIHEQMRRTMFARFTSRSPFYPNSQLLLMLLWPPSISLSLQPSLSPRS
- the LOC113069602 gene encoding transmembrane protease serine 2-like isoform X2, coding for MYFTAPRDCYVTGWGSLFSGGSSSQTLQEAKIQLIDRTTCNSRAVYNGQITDTMICAGKLEGGVDSCQGDSGGPLVTKENSLWWLVGDTSWGVGCAFRNKPVTYFLDWIHEQMRLLLMLLWPPSISLSLQPSLSPRS
- the LOC113069602 gene encoding transmembrane protease serine 2-like isoform X3 → MYFTAPRDCYVTGWGSLFSGGSSSQTLQEAKIQLIDRTTCNSRAVYNGQITDTMICAGKLEGGVDSCQGDSGGPLVTKENSLWWLVGDTSWGVGCAFRNKPVTYFLDWIHEQMRKY